The Phacochoerus africanus isolate WHEZ1 chromosome X, ROS_Pafr_v1, whole genome shotgun sequence genome has a segment encoding these proteins:
- the BGN gene encoding biglycan, whose amino-acid sequence MWPLWLLASLLALSQALPFEQKAFWDFTLDDGLPMLNDEEASGADSTSGIPDLDALPPTFSAMCPFGCHCHLRVVQCSDLGLKAVPKEISPDTTLLDLQNNDISELRKDDFKGLQHLYALVLVNNKISKIHAKAFSPLRKLQKLYISKNHLVEIPPNLPSSLAELRIHDNRIRKVPKGVFSGLRNMNCIEMGGNPLENSGFEPGAFDGLKLNYLRISEAKLTGIPKDLPETLNELHLDHNKIQAIELEDLLRYSKLYRLGLGHNQIRMIENGSLSFLPTLRELHLDNNKLSRVPAGLPDLKLLQVVYLHTNNITKVGVNDFCPVGFGVKRAYYNGISLFNNPVPYWEVQPATFRCVTDRLAIQFGNYKK is encoded by the exons ATGTGGCCCCTGTGGCTCCTGGCGTCCCTGCTGGCCctgagccaggccctgccctTTGAGCAAAAAGCCTTCTGGGACTTCACCCTGGACGACGGGCTGCCCATGCTGAACGACGAGGAGGCTTCGGGTGCCGACTCGACCTCGGGCATCCCGGACCTGGATGCCCTCCCGCCCACCTTCAGTGCCATGTGCCCTTTCGGCTGCCACTGCCACCTGCGGGTCGTCCAGTGCTCTGACCTGG GTCTGAAGGCCGTGCCCAAGGAGATCTCGCCCGACACCACCCTGCTGGACCTGCAGAATAACGACATCTCCGAGCTCCGAAAGGACGACTTCAAAGGCCTCCAGCACCTCTAC GCCCTCGTCCTGGTGAACAACAAGATTTCCAAGATCCACGCGAAGGCCTTCAGCCCcctgaggaagctgcagaagctCTACATCTCCAAGAACCACCTGGTGGAGATCCCCCCCAACCTGCCCAGCTCCCTGGCGGAGCTCCGCATCCATGACAACCGCATCCGCAAGGTGCCCAAGGGCGTCTTCAGCGGGCTGCGCAACATGAACTGCATCG AGATGGGTGGGAATCCCCTGGAGAACAGCGGCTTTGAACCTGGAGCCTTCGATGGCCTGAAGCTCAACTACCTGCGCATCTCTGAGGCCAAGCTCACCGGCATCCCCAAAG ACCTCCCCGAGACTCTGAACGAACTCCATCTGGACCACAACAAGATCCAGGCTATCGAGCTGGAGGATCTGCTCCGCTATTCCAAGCTGTACAG GCtgggcctaggccacaaccagaTCCGCATGATCGAGAACGGGAGCCTGAGTTTTCTGCCCACCCTGCGGGAGCTGCACTTGGACAACAACAAGCTGTCCAGGGTGCCTGCTGGCCTCCCCGACCTCAAGCTCCTCCAG gtgGTCTACCTGCACACCAACAACATCACCAAGGTGGGCGTCAATGACTTCTGCCCGGTGGGCTTCGGGGTCAAGCGGGCCTATTACAACGGCATCAGCCTCTTCAACAACCCCGTGCCCTACTGGGAGGTGCAGCCGGCCACCTTCCGCTGCGTCACGGACCGCCTGGCCATCCAGTTTGGCAACTACAAAAAGTAG